One genomic segment of Desulforamulus reducens MI-1 includes these proteins:
- the gltX gene encoding glutamate--tRNA ligase, with protein sequence MSIRVRFAPSPTGPLHIGGARSALFNWLYARHHGGQFLVRIEDTDMERSSRESEENILNALRWLGIDWDEGIEVGGPNGPYRQTERLDIYRQLAKELVDAGHAYYCYCSEEELAVEREALMEKGELPRYLGRCRNLCPEDKAKFEAEGKKPVLRFRVPENQTITINDHVRGQVEFESNGIGDFIIMKSDNIPTYNFAVVVDDHDMGITHVVRAEEHLSNTPRQILIYEALGWQKPEFAHISLILGKDRSKMSKRHGATSIEQYHNLGYLPEALVNFLALLGWSPGGEEEIFTLKEIKEQFTLDRVAKNPAVFDIDKLNWLNGHYIRQASVERLTKLAVPYLQGAGYLKEEISTEKMAWLEQVVAIARNYISYMQEITQHVDVFFRDNVEITEEDAKQVQGWEQMPVVMKAAHELFSAANELTEESVKAIIKAIGKQTGLKGKFIFQPLRVGITGQTHGPELHQIIPVIGKERTLARLEAALK encoded by the coding sequence TTGTCTATAAGAGTAAGGTTTGCCCCAAGTCCCACGGGGCCTTTACATATTGGGGGAGCGAGATCAGCACTTTTTAACTGGCTTTATGCCCGTCATCATGGCGGACAATTTTTGGTAAGAATTGAAGATACTGACATGGAGAGATCTTCCAGAGAGTCTGAAGAGAATATATTGAATGCCCTCCGATGGCTGGGTATTGATTGGGATGAGGGAATCGAAGTGGGAGGTCCTAATGGTCCCTATCGCCAGACAGAACGCTTAGATATATATCGGCAATTAGCCAAAGAACTGGTGGATGCCGGACATGCGTACTATTGTTACTGCAGTGAAGAAGAGTTGGCAGTCGAGCGGGAAGCCCTTATGGAAAAAGGAGAATTACCTCGCTACTTGGGTCGCTGTCGTAATTTATGTCCGGAGGATAAAGCAAAGTTTGAAGCTGAGGGAAAAAAACCTGTACTCAGATTTAGAGTTCCAGAAAACCAGACCATTACCATCAATGATCACGTTAGGGGTCAGGTGGAATTCGAAAGTAATGGTATTGGTGACTTCATTATTATGAAGTCTGACAACATCCCAACCTACAATTTTGCGGTGGTGGTGGATGACCATGATATGGGCATTACCCACGTGGTTAGAGCAGAGGAACACCTTTCCAACACACCGAGGCAAATTCTTATTTATGAGGCGTTGGGTTGGCAGAAACCGGAGTTTGCCCATATATCTTTAATTTTAGGAAAAGATCGCAGCAAAATGAGTAAACGGCACGGGGCAACCTCCATTGAGCAATATCACAATTTAGGGTACTTACCAGAAGCTCTGGTTAATTTCTTAGCTTTGCTGGGCTGGTCTCCAGGGGGCGAAGAAGAAATCTTCACATTGAAAGAGATTAAGGAACAATTTACACTGGACCGGGTGGCTAAAAATCCGGCTGTTTTTGATATTGACAAACTAAATTGGTTAAACGGTCATTATATTCGTCAAGCTTCGGTTGAAAGGCTAACAAAGCTTGCTGTACCCTATCTTCAAGGGGCAGGCTACCTAAAGGAAGAAATCAGCACCGAAAAGATGGCTTGGTTGGAGCAGGTGGTGGCCATTGCACGGAACTACATCTCTTATATGCAGGAGATTACTCAACACGTAGATGTTTTCTTCCGCGATAATGTAGAGATTACAGAGGAAGACGCAAAGCAAGTACAAGGCTGGGAACAAATGCCGGTGGTTATGAAAGCTGCCCATGAGTTATTCTCTGCAGCGAATGAATTAACTGAAGAATCCGTAAAGGCAATTATTAAAGCCATTGGAAAACAAACTGGTCTAAAAGGCAAATTTATTTTCCAACCCCTGCGTGTAGGAATAACTGGTCAGACCCACGGCCCAGAACTACATCAGATCATTCCGGTTATTGGCAAGGAAAGAACACTGGCCAGGCTTGAAGCAGCTTTAAAGTAG
- the rplK gene encoding 50S ribosomal protein L11: MAKKVAAIIKLQIPAGKATPAPPVGPALGQHGVNIMGFVKQYNEVTAAQAGLIIPVEITVYEDRSFTFVTKTPPAAVLLKKALGIETASGEPNKKKVGKLDRSKVREIAELKMPDLNAASVEAAMRMVEGTARSMGIEIVEG; encoded by the coding sequence ATGGCCAAAAAGGTAGCTGCCATTATTAAATTGCAAATTCCGGCCGGTAAAGCCACCCCAGCACCCCCAGTGGGACCTGCTTTGGGTCAACATGGGGTTAATATCATGGGGTTTGTTAAACAATATAATGAAGTCACTGCCGCCCAGGCAGGCTTGATTATTCCGGTTGAAATTACAGTATATGAAGACCGGTCCTTTACCTTTGTTACTAAAACCCCTCCTGCAGCAGTATTGCTGAAGAAGGCTCTAGGTATTGAGACCGCTTCTGGTGAACCTAACAAGAAAAAAGTGGGTAAGCTCGACCGCTCTAAAGTTAGAGAAATTGCAGAATTAAAAATGCCTGACCTAAACGCTGCCAGTGTAGAAGCTGCAATGCGTATGGTAGAAGGAACTGCCCGCAGTATGGGCATTGAAATTGTAGAAGGATAA
- the rlmB gene encoding 23S rRNA (guanosine(2251)-2'-O)-methyltransferase RlmB, which yields MNEMIAGRNPVREALRAGRPINKVVMAKGAGTGPLAEIVKLAKQNNIPLQMVERSHLDKMNPGVPHQGVIAYAAAKQYVELEELLEIARAKGQDPFIIMLDEINDPHNLGAIMRTADAAGAHGVIIPQRRSVALTSTVAKASAGAVEYVPVARVTNLDQTIRQLKDEGLWVVGADMDGSEIYWDAKLTGPLLLVIGGEGKGLGRLIKERCDMLVRLPMAGRVGSLNASVAAALLVYEVVRQRR from the coding sequence ATGAATGAAATGATTGCCGGCAGAAACCCGGTGCGGGAGGCTCTCCGTGCAGGGCGACCCATTAATAAAGTAGTGATGGCAAAGGGCGCCGGCACCGGTCCTTTGGCAGAAATAGTAAAACTGGCCAAACAAAATAATATACCCCTGCAAATGGTGGAGCGGAGTCACTTAGACAAAATGAACCCAGGCGTGCCACACCAAGGAGTTATTGCCTATGCAGCGGCAAAGCAATATGTGGAGTTAGAAGAACTATTGGAGATTGCCAGGGCTAAGGGCCAAGACCCTTTTATCATTATGTTGGATGAAATAAATGATCCACATAACCTGGGCGCTATAATGAGGACCGCAGATGCAGCAGGGGCCCATGGCGTGATTATTCCCCAGAGGAGGTCCGTAGCCCTAACCTCAACCGTTGCAAAGGCTTCGGCTGGTGCAGTGGAATATGTACCTGTGGCCCGGGTTACCAATTTGGATCAAACCATTCGACAGTTAAAGGACGAAGGGCTTTGGGTTGTGGGTGCCGACATGGACGGTTCGGAGATTTACTGGGATGCCAAACTAACAGGGCCTCTGTTGCTGGTTATTGGAGGAGAGGGCAAGGGTCTTGGCAGGTTAATAAAAGAGCGGTGCGACATGTTGGTGCGTTTGCCAATGGCGGGTCGTGTTGGATCACTTAACGCCTCTGTGGCAGCTGCATTGCTTGTATATGAGGTGGTGCGCCAGAGAAGGTAG
- the rpmG gene encoding 50S ribosomal protein L33 → MRVGVTLACTECKRRNYTTAKNKKNDPNRIELKKYCKWCHTHTVHKETR, encoded by the coding sequence GTGCGAGTAGGCGTAACTCTGGCTTGCACCGAATGTAAACGGCGCAACTACACCACTGCCAAAAATAAAAAGAACGATCCTAATCGGATCGAACTGAAAAAATATTGCAAGTGGTGTCATACACACACCGTTCATAAGGAAACCAGATAG
- the sigH gene encoding RNA polymerase sporulation sigma factor SigH — protein MNPNAQREVSGGYEIMVDEDVVEFAREGDNAALEYLINKYKNFVRAKARSYFLIGADREDIIQEGMIGLYKAIRDFRLDKLSSFRAFAELCITRQIITAIKTATRQKHIPLNSYVSLNKPIYDEDSDRTLLDVISGSKITDPEELIISREEFDDIEEKMGEILSSLEWKVLMSYLEGKSYQEIAEDLNRHVKSIDNALQRVKRKLERYLEKREV, from the coding sequence TTGAATCCTAATGCACAAAGGGAAGTTTCCGGCGGATATGAGATAATGGTGGATGAAGATGTCGTTGAATTTGCGCGAGAAGGCGACAACGCAGCGCTGGAGTACTTAATTAACAAATATAAGAACTTTGTGCGTGCTAAAGCTCGCTCATACTTCCTTATCGGAGCGGATAGAGAAGACATCATCCAAGAAGGCATGATTGGTCTTTATAAAGCCATCCGGGACTTTAGGTTGGACAAGTTATCATCATTTCGCGCCTTTGCAGAATTATGCATTACTAGGCAGATTATAACCGCCATTAAGACAGCCACCAGACAAAAACATATTCCTTTGAATTCTTATGTTTCATTAAACAAACCAATCTATGATGAGGATTCAGACCGTACCCTCTTGGATGTTATATCTGGTTCCAAAATCACAGACCCTGAGGAACTAATTATCAGCAGGGAAGAATTTGATGACATCGAAGAAAAAATGGGCGAAATATTAAGTTCCCTTGAGTGGAAAGTCCTCATGTCTTACTTGGAAGGTAAATCCTATCAGGAAATCGCTGAAGACTTAAACCGTCATGTTAAGTCCATCGATAATGCTCTTCAGAGGGTAAAACGCAAACTAGAAAGATATCTTGAAAAGCGTGAAGTTTAA
- the tuf gene encoding elongation factor Tu has product MAKAKYERTKPHVNIGTIGHVDHGKTTLTAAITVVLSTSGGASVKRYDEIDNAPEERERGITINTAHVEYETANRHYAHVDCPGHADYVKNMITGAAQMDGAILVVSAADGPMPQTREHILLSRQVGVPYIVVFLNKSDMVDDEELLELVDMEVRELLNSYEFPGDDTPIVAGSGLKALECGCGKRECEWCGKIWELMDNVDAYIPTPERAVDKPFLMPVEDVFSITGRGTVATGRVERGQVKVQDEVEIVGLNEKPRKTVVTGVEMFRKLLDFAQAGDNIGALLRGVDRKEIERGQVLAKPGSINPHTKYSAEVYVLTKEEGGRHTPFFNGYRPQFYFRTTDVTGIVQLPEGVEMVMPGDNIKVDVDLITPIAIEEGLRFAIREGGRTVGAGVVTGIRE; this is encoded by the coding sequence ATGGCTAAGGCTAAATACGAACGTACGAAACCCCACGTAAACATTGGTACCATTGGTCACGTTGACCATGGCAAAACCACCCTGACTGCTGCCATTACCGTAGTTCTGTCTACTTCTGGCGGTGCCTCTGTTAAGCGTTATGATGAAATTGACAACGCCCCTGAAGAGCGTGAGCGCGGCATCACCATTAACACCGCCCACGTAGAATATGAAACCGCAAACCGTCACTATGCACACGTTGACTGCCCCGGTCACGCTGACTATGTTAAGAACATGATCACCGGTGCTGCTCAGATGGACGGTGCTATCCTAGTTGTATCCGCCGCTGACGGCCCGATGCCTCAAACCCGTGAGCACATTCTGCTGTCCCGTCAGGTAGGCGTTCCTTATATCGTAGTATTCCTGAACAAGTCTGACATGGTTGACGATGAAGAACTGCTCGAACTGGTAGACATGGAAGTTCGCGAACTGCTGAACTCCTATGAGTTTCCTGGCGATGACACTCCCATCGTAGCTGGCTCTGGTCTAAAAGCTCTGGAATGTGGCTGCGGTAAGCGCGAGTGCGAGTGGTGTGGCAAAATCTGGGAGTTAATGGACAATGTAGACGCCTACATTCCTACCCCTGAGCGTGCTGTAGATAAGCCATTCCTGATGCCTGTGGAAGACGTGTTCTCCATCACTGGTCGTGGTACCGTTGCTACTGGTCGTGTAGAGCGTGGTCAAGTAAAAGTACAAGACGAAGTAGAAATCGTTGGTCTGAACGAAAAGCCTCGTAAGACCGTTGTAACCGGTGTAGAAATGTTCCGTAAGCTGCTGGACTTTGCACAAGCTGGTGACAACATTGGTGCTCTGTTGCGAGGTGTAGACCGTAAAGAAATCGAACGCGGTCAAGTATTAGCTAAACCCGGCAGCATTAACCCCCACACCAAGTACAGTGCTGAAGTATACGTTCTGACTAAAGAAGAAGGTGGCCGTCATACTCCTTTCTTCAACGGTTACCGTCCTCAGTTCTACTTCCGTACCACCGACGTTACCGGTATCGTACAACTGCCTGAAGGTGTAGAAATGGTAATGCCTGGCGACAACATTAAAGTAGATGTAGATCTTATCACCCCCATCGCTATTGAAGAAGGTCTTCGCTTCGCTATTCGTGAGGGTGGCCGTACCGTTGGTGCCGGTGTTGTAACTGGTATTAGAGAATAA
- the rplA gene encoding 50S ribosomal protein L1, with protein sequence MPKEGKKLQEARKQFDKNTLYEPLEALEMVKKTATAKFDETVEVAFRLGVDPRHADQQLRGAVVLPHGTGKTKTVLVFAKGDKAKEAEAAGADFVGAEDMLEKIQGGWLGFDVAIATPDMMGTVGRLGRVLGPRGLMPNPKTGTVTFEVGDAVRDAKGGKITYRTDKVGIIHAPIGKASFDTQKLAENFKTLADTLVRIKPASAKGTYMKTITVSSTMGPGVRINPNKL encoded by the coding sequence ATGCCGAAGGAAGGCAAGAAGCTACAAGAGGCTAGAAAGCAGTTCGATAAGAACACGCTTTATGAACCCCTTGAGGCATTGGAAATGGTTAAAAAAACTGCTACGGCCAAGTTTGACGAAACCGTAGAAGTTGCTTTCCGTCTGGGGGTTGATCCCCGTCACGCAGATCAGCAACTGAGGGGTGCAGTTGTGTTGCCCCATGGCACTGGTAAAACCAAAACTGTTTTGGTTTTTGCTAAGGGTGATAAAGCAAAAGAAGCTGAAGCTGCAGGCGCTGATTTTGTAGGTGCAGAAGATATGTTAGAAAAAATTCAAGGTGGCTGGCTCGGCTTTGACGTAGCCATTGCAACCCCAGATATGATGGGTACCGTTGGTCGCTTGGGTCGTGTACTTGGCCCCCGTGGCTTAATGCCAAACCCCAAAACTGGTACCGTTACCTTTGAAGTTGGGGATGCAGTTAGAGATGCCAAGGGTGGTAAAATTACCTACCGTACTGATAAAGTAGGTATTATCCATGCACCTATTGGTAAGGCTTCCTTTGACACACAAAAATTAGCTGAAAACTTCAAGACATTGGCTGATACCTTGGTTCGTATTAAGCCCGCTTCTGCCAAAGGAACTTACATGAAGACCATTACGGTGTCTTCAACCATGGGACCTGGAGTTCGGATTAACCCGAACAAACTCTAG
- a CDS encoding NYN domain-containing protein, with amino-acid sequence MRDFYVVDGYNIIHAWPEYENMIGTGLDHCRDRLIDILANFAGLDGSSVTVVFDAHLVKSGMGHHEIIHGIEVYYTQEGETADSLIERIVGDLGKQGNVYVVTSDWDEQKVIFGRGAYRLTPKEFRTQVLKTNKRGREDYNKPNPTEGYLEDKLPNDIRIILEKWRRRKN; translated from the coding sequence ATGCGAGATTTTTATGTGGTGGACGGATATAACATTATTCACGCTTGGCCGGAATATGAAAACATGATTGGGACTGGATTAGACCATTGCAGAGATCGGCTTATCGATATCCTTGCCAACTTTGCCGGGCTTGATGGCAGTTCTGTAACTGTGGTCTTTGATGCTCACCTAGTCAAAAGCGGCATGGGCCACCACGAAATAATTCATGGCATAGAAGTGTATTATACCCAGGAAGGGGAAACGGCCGATTCATTAATTGAAAGAATTGTGGGGGATTTAGGGAAGCAAGGGAATGTCTATGTAGTTACTTCGGACTGGGATGAACAAAAAGTAATTTTTGGCAGGGGTGCTTACCGCCTAACACCTAAGGAATTTCGGACTCAGGTACTAAAGACCAATAAGCGAGGGCGGGAGGACTATAATAAACCAAACCCCACAGAGGGTTATCTGGAAGACAAATTACCTAATGACATCAGGATAATACTAGAAAAATGGCGTCGTAGAAAAAACTAA
- the secE gene encoding preprotein translocase subunit SecE, with protein sequence MAVQKKDFKKASAAKERTATKEASGAENKKDAAPKDAAKAVAKKESAKVQKPSVSERAGSVSKYLRGVQNELKKVHWPTRKEVVTYTAVVLASVAVVAAVIWVLDSLLSLGVSAILS encoded by the coding sequence ATGGCTGTGCAAAAAAAAGATTTTAAAAAGGCAAGCGCTGCCAAGGAAAGAACGGCAACCAAAGAAGCCAGCGGGGCCGAGAATAAAAAGGATGCGGCCCCAAAGGATGCTGCGAAAGCTGTGGCTAAAAAAGAATCTGCTAAGGTACAAAAGCCTTCGGTTTCGGAACGTGCTGGCAGCGTAAGCAAGTATCTTCGTGGGGTTCAGAACGAACTAAAAAAGGTACACTGGCCCACCCGTAAGGAAGTTGTCACCTATACTGCGGTAGTGCTTGCTTCTGTCGCTGTGGTTGCTGCAGTGATCTGGGTGCTGGATTCGCTTCTCAGCTTAGGCGTTTCGGCCATATTATCCTAA
- the cysE gene encoding serine O-acetyltransferase has product MFGRIKKEINAVFERDPAAKGVIEVLLCYPGLHAILLHRVAHKLYQKKFYVVARFLSQFSRFLTGIEIHPGAKIGEGLFIDHGSGVVIGETAEVGDNVTIYQGVTLGGTGKEKGKRHPTIGNNVVISSGAKVLGSFTVGDNVKIGAGSVVLKSVPSDCTVVGVPGRIVIRDGQKIDSAYVPDLRHDQLPDPIADMLSQMQDQIASMERKMRELEQQYCQRREKAEGAEG; this is encoded by the coding sequence TTGTTTGGCCGGATAAAAAAAGAAATTAATGCGGTATTTGAACGGGACCCTGCAGCCAAAGGAGTTATTGAAGTATTACTTTGTTATCCCGGCCTGCATGCCATTTTATTACATCGGGTTGCCCATAAATTATATCAGAAGAAATTTTATGTTGTTGCTCGTTTTTTATCTCAATTTTCCCGATTCCTGACGGGTATCGAGATCCACCCCGGGGCTAAAATTGGTGAAGGACTTTTTATTGACCATGGTTCAGGGGTTGTGATAGGGGAAACTGCTGAAGTGGGCGATAATGTTACCATCTACCAGGGAGTAACTCTGGGTGGTACAGGAAAAGAGAAGGGTAAACGTCACCCCACCATTGGTAATAATGTGGTAATTAGTTCAGGAGCCAAAGTGTTAGGCTCTTTTACGGTGGGTGATAACGTTAAGATTGGTGCCGGTTCTGTGGTGCTGAAATCAGTTCCTTCTGACTGTACGGTGGTAGGTGTGCCGGGACGGATTGTAATTCGTGATGGGCAAAAAATTGATTCTGCCTATGTACCGGATTTGCGGCACGACCAATTACCAGACCCCATTGCTGACATGTTAAGCCAAATGCAAGACCAGATTGCGAGCATGGAAAGAAAAATGAGAGAGCTTGAACAACAATACTGCCAACGAAGAGAAAAAGCGGAGGGGGCTGAGGGATAA
- the cysS gene encoding cysteine--tRNA ligase yields MQIYNTLARAKEEFIPRDKGHVSMYVCGPTTYNFIHLGNARPLVFFDTVRRYFLYKGYKVDYVQNFTDVDDKIINRAAEEKIDPLELAQKYIQEFFVDADALNVMRADTHPKVSEHIEEIIDLIKRLEDQGHAYVVDGDVYFAVRSFAEYGKLSGRSLEDMQAGARVEVDPRKKDPMDFALWKAAKPGEPSWDSPWGSGRPGWHIECSAMAEKYLGNGFDIHGGGFDLIFPHHENEIAQSEAACKAPFARYWMHNGFITINQEKMSKSLGNFFLVREILAKFPPDVVRWYLLSTHYRSPLDFDDEKLVMSGKGLERIKTALRLLYEAMDLPVYEGEDIQGAENFEETLQRIRLEFEKAMDDDFNTALAISYFFDLAKEVNIYVGKLNSKVTLEMRKILDQAHTLIKDFNRVLGILKEDKMTGKLLIEMAGADDTLTEGLVQLIIKIRQEARSKKDWSTADAIRDGLKELGVVLEDTPQGVRWKKQG; encoded by the coding sequence ATGCAAATTTATAATACTCTGGCCAGGGCCAAGGAAGAGTTTATTCCACGGGATAAGGGACACGTTAGTATGTATGTTTGCGGACCAACGACCTATAATTTTATTCACCTGGGCAATGCCCGTCCGCTGGTGTTCTTTGATACCGTAAGAAGATATTTCCTATATAAGGGCTACAAAGTTGACTATGTTCAAAACTTTACGGATGTGGATGATAAAATTATTAACCGAGCCGCCGAAGAAAAGATAGATCCGCTGGAATTAGCCCAGAAATATATTCAAGAGTTTTTTGTGGATGCAGATGCCTTAAATGTTATGCGAGCAGATACCCACCCAAAGGTATCGGAACACATCGAAGAGATTATTGACCTAATTAAAAGGTTAGAAGATCAAGGCCATGCCTATGTTGTGGATGGGGATGTGTATTTTGCCGTTCGTAGTTTTGCAGAATACGGGAAATTATCCGGTCGGAGTTTGGAAGATATGCAAGCCGGAGCCAGGGTGGAAGTGGATCCGCGGAAGAAAGACCCCATGGATTTTGCCCTTTGGAAGGCTGCCAAACCTGGCGAACCCAGTTGGGACAGTCCATGGGGGTCTGGGCGTCCGGGCTGGCATATTGAATGCTCAGCTATGGCTGAAAAATATTTGGGAAATGGCTTTGATATTCACGGTGGCGGATTTGATTTAATTTTTCCACATCACGAAAATGAAATTGCCCAGTCAGAGGCAGCTTGCAAGGCGCCCTTTGCCCGCTATTGGATGCATAACGGTTTTATTACCATCAACCAGGAGAAAATGTCTAAATCCCTAGGTAATTTCTTTCTGGTACGGGAGATCTTAGCTAAATTTCCGCCGGATGTTGTAAGGTGGTATCTTCTTTCTACCCATTACCGCAGCCCGCTGGACTTTGATGATGAAAAGTTGGTTATGTCCGGCAAAGGTTTGGAACGTATTAAAACAGCGTTACGTTTGCTCTATGAAGCTATGGATCTCCCGGTTTATGAAGGGGAGGATATTCAGGGGGCAGAAAACTTTGAAGAAACGCTTCAAAGGATCAGACTGGAATTCGAAAAGGCCATGGATGATGACTTTAATACTGCCTTAGCTATTTCTTACTTCTTTGACCTCGCTAAGGAAGTTAATATCTATGTGGGCAAGTTGAACAGTAAAGTAACGCTTGAAATGAGAAAAATTTTGGATCAAGCCCATACTTTAATCAAAGACTTTAATCGTGTGTTAGGAATACTAAAAGAGGATAAAATGACTGGGAAGCTGTTGATAGAAATGGCTGGCGCTGATGACACCTTGACCGAGGGATTAGTTCAGTTGATCATAAAAATTCGACAGGAAGCCCGGTCTAAAAAAGACTGGTCCACAGCCGACGCAATCCGAGATGGCCTAAAGGAACTTGGGGTCGTGCTTGAGGATACACCCCAGGGAGTTCGATGGAAAAAGCAGGGGTAA
- a CDS encoding Mini-ribonuclease 3 yields the protein MEKAGVNLFNDICLQHKNIKPTELPSLVLAYIGDAVYELAVRRYLVTQGSVKVNQLHKGAVRYVRAGAQARALFALEEKLTEEETAVVRRGRNAKSATLPKNADIMEYRQATALEALIGYLYLQGQQERMMEIINVVIEAINRN from the coding sequence ATGGAAAAAGCAGGGGTAAATTTGTTTAACGATATTTGTTTACAGCATAAAAACATAAAACCAACAGAACTGCCCAGTCTGGTATTGGCTTATATAGGGGATGCTGTCTATGAACTGGCTGTTCGACGGTATTTGGTCACTCAGGGGTCAGTGAAAGTCAACCAACTCCACAAGGGCGCTGTCCGGTATGTGCGGGCAGGGGCCCAGGCCAGAGCGCTGTTCGCTCTGGAGGAGAAACTGACAGAGGAAGAGACCGCTGTGGTGCGAAGGGGCAGAAATGCTAAATCAGCCACGCTGCCTAAAAATGCCGACATTATGGAATATCGGCAGGCCACTGCCCTGGAAGCTTTAATTGGTTATCTCTATTTACAGGGGCAACAGGAGAGAATGATGGAAATCATTAATGTTGTCATTGAGGCAATCAACAGGAATTAA
- the thyX gene encoding FAD-dependent thymidylate synthase, which translates to MGKASLKVRLLEHTPNPEKVVAMAARLCYSPSDIDSLAENVSTTDQHSFIKKLMDLGHYSTIEHVTFTFGIEGVSRSLLAQITRHRIASFSVQSQRYVGETRSQNNEGTFGYIIPETILGLGPEAVAEFEEQMAQIQAWYDRWVEKLGSGRGAYEDARFVLPNAAETKIVVTMNARELRHFFSLRCCQRAQWEIRALADEMLRLAKEVAPLLFADAGPECLVGPCPEGKMSCGKRMEIRKKYGVDS; encoded by the coding sequence GTGGGTAAAGCATCTTTAAAAGTACGACTGCTGGAGCACACCCCAAATCCAGAAAAGGTTGTGGCCATGGCGGCTAGGCTATGTTACTCTCCATCTGATATTGACAGTTTAGCCGAGAATGTTTCCACCACCGACCAACATTCCTTTATAAAAAAGCTAATGGATTTGGGTCACTATAGTACCATAGAACATGTTACCTTTACCTTTGGGATTGAAGGGGTATCCCGGAGTTTGTTAGCCCAGATAACCAGACATAGAATCGCCAGCTTCAGTGTACAGTCCCAACGATATGTAGGTGAAACCCGCAGTCAGAATAATGAAGGAACCTTTGGTTATATCATTCCTGAAACTATTTTGGGTTTAGGGCCAGAAGCCGTAGCAGAATTTGAAGAACAAATGGCCCAGATTCAAGCCTGGTATGACAGATGGGTAGAAAAACTGGGAAGTGGACGGGGAGCTTATGAAGACGCCCGGTTTGTTCTACCTAATGCTGCAGAAACTAAGATCGTAGTTACCATGAATGCTCGTGAACTAAGACACTTTTTTAGCCTTCGCTGTTGTCAGAGGGCCCAGTGGGAAATTCGGGCACTGGCGGATGAAATGCTTAGGCTGGCCAAAGAAGTGGCTCCGTTGCTCTTTGCAGATGCAGGACCAGAATGCCTGGTGGGGCCCTGTCCCGAAGGAAAAATGAGCTGTGGTAAGAGAATGGAAATACGGAAAAAATATGGAGTAGACTCATAA
- the nusG gene encoding transcription termination/antitermination protein NusG, producing MSKQWYVVHTYSGYENKVKANLERRIESMNMEDKIFRILVPMEDEVEIKNGKKKVSKKKVFPGYVLVEMIMTDDSWYVVRNTPGVTGFVGTGSKPIPLDEEEAKTIIKQMGIEEPKAKIDVVLGENVKVTDGPFENFVGVIEEIYPDKGKVKVMVSMFGRETPIELDFTQIEKLS from the coding sequence ATGAGTAAACAGTGGTATGTTGTGCATACTTACTCCGGGTATGAGAACAAGGTCAAGGCTAACTTGGAGAGGCGAATAGAATCAATGAATATGGAGGACAAAATCTTTCGTATTCTTGTACCCATGGAAGATGAAGTGGAAATAAAAAATGGCAAGAAAAAAGTTTCAAAGAAAAAAGTATTTCCGGGCTATGTGCTGGTTGAAATGATTATGACCGACGATTCCTGGTATGTTGTCCGCAATACACCGGGTGTCACGGGTTTTGTTGGTACTGGTTCCAAGCCCATCCCTCTGGATGAGGAGGAAGCCAAGACAATCATTAAACAAATGGGCATCGAGGAACCAAAGGCCAAGATAGATGTTGTCCTTGGCGAAAACGTCAAGGTAACAGATGGGCCCTTTGAGAATTTTGTTGGCGTAATAGAAGAAATTTACCCTGATAAGGGTAAAGTTAAAGTTATGGTATCCATGTTTGGACGTGAAACTCCCATCGAACTCGATTTCACACAGATTGAAAAGTTAAGTTAA